In Mastomys coucha isolate ucsf_1 unplaced genomic scaffold, UCSF_Mcou_1 pScaffold20, whole genome shotgun sequence, one DNA window encodes the following:
- the LOC116099559 gene encoding C-type lectin domain family 6 member A-like, which translates to MVQERQLQGNGVCWSLRLWSATVISILLLSTCFIVSCVVTYQFSMDKPNRRLSELRSNHYNVTCFSEGTMVSDKVWNCCPKDWKPFGSHCYLVTRGTSLASWNKSEENCSRMGAHLLVIHSQEEQDFITGILRTHASYYIGLWDTGHRQWRWVDQTPYEESAT; encoded by the exons ATGGTGCAGGAAAGACAGCTACAAG GGAATGGAGTCTGCTGGTCCCTGAGACTCTGGTCAGCCACTGTGATTTCCATCTTACTCCTCAGCACCTGTTTCATTGTGAGCTGTGTGG TGACTTACCAGTTTAGCATGGACAAGCCCAATAGAAGACTATCTGAACTTCGCTCAAACCATTACAATGTCACCTGCTTCAGTGAAGGGACTATGGTGTCAG ACAAAGTCTGGAACTGTTGCCCAAAGGATTGGAAACCATTTGGTTCCCACTGCTACTTGGTTACTAGAGGTACTTCATTAGCATCTTGGAACAAGAGTGAGGAGAACTGTTCCCGCATGGGTGCTCATCTGCTGGTGATCCATAGCCAGGAAGAGCAG GATTTCATCACTGGGATCCTGAGGACTCATGCTTCTTATTATATAGGCTTGTGGGATACAGGTCATCGACAATGGCGATGGGTGGATCAGACACCATATGAAGAGAGTGCCACGTGA